The genomic segment CAGCGCCAGAAGATATAATGGGTGTGAGATAACTGTTTTTCTGACCTTTCCTATAGGATATCATGTTTTTACAAATCTAGTTTAGTCAGTGGAGTTTTATCTCCAGTTTGATGTTGGTTAAGGCTCCTTTATTAGGGAGCAGGTAACAGGGACTAGGGAGCAGGAAAAAAATTTTGTGTACTTCATAGCTATTAAAGACGCTAGATAAGTAAAATCACACCTAAATATAACAATATAAGTAGAGTTTAGGATATAGTATTTTGGTTTATATCATGTCAGAATACCTTTATTTAAAATCTCCACCATCTCCCCATCTCCCCATCTCCCCATCTCCCCATCTCCCCACCCTCCCTACTCCCTACCCCATTAAAAACTGCTATAGTTATGACTGACGGTAAGACTTGGTGATAAAAACCCTGGGAGAGGATTTAATGAAACGACAAGTGAGACAACTTACGTTAGGAATGACTCTGATCGCTTGCTTAATGGGTTCAGTTGCCTGTGAGTCAACCTCCTCTGTAAAAAAAACTAAAGTTCGTTCTGCCCATAGTAACTGGGTCGAGGAACAGTTTCAAACCCAAATCGTCAATATTGGTCTGGAAAAACTTGGTTATGAAATCGAAGAACCGAAAGAAATTAGCTATCCGATCATTTATGTGTCTGTGGCTAATGGCGAGCTAGATTATAGTACTATAAACTATGAAAAATCACATCTAGAATTCTTTAAAAATGCTGGGGGTACCAAAAAAATAGAGCGAGTTGGAGTTATTACTCCTGATGTGATCCAAGGCTATCAAATCGATAAAAAAACGGCGGAGAAATATAACATTACTAACCTGCAACAATTTAAAGACCCAAAGATTGCGAAACTATTTGATACAGACGGCAATGGTAAAGCTAATTTAATCGGTTGTGATCCTGGTTGGTTTTGCGAAGTGATAGTCGATCATCACCTCAAAGCTTACGGACTAGAAGATACTGTTGAACACACTAGAGGACAATATATCGTGCTACTCGCCGATGTTATGACTCGCTACAAGCAAGGAGAAAGCATTTTATACTATGCGTTGTATCCTCACTGGATATCTACAATATTAAAACCGGATCAAGATATAATTTGGTTAGAAGTTCCCTTTACCTCTCTTCCTGAATCCCAGAAAAATCTAACTGAAAAAGACACCTCTGTAAACGGAAAAAATCTTGGATTTACTGTCGATCGCCAGCGCATTGTTGCTAACAAGAAATTTTTGGCGGCTAACCCGGTGGCGAAGCGTTGGTTTGAACTGGTTCAAATTCCCGCTGAAGACATTAATGTTGAAAGCCTAAAGATCAAAGAGGGTGAGAGCAGTCCAGAAGATATTCGTCGCCATGCTAAAGAGTGGGTTGAAAATCATCAAGAGTTGTTTGATAACTGGGTAGAAGAGTCAAAAAAGGCAGGAGGTGATTCGACCTAGATTCAACCGCTTCGCCTTAAAGGGTGACAAGGGGAGTAAAGAGTAGTAGTGA from the Moorena sp. SIOASIH genome contains:
- the proX gene encoding glycine betaine/L-proline ABC transporter substrate-binding protein ProX — protein: MKRQVRQLTLGMTLIACLMGSVACESTSSVKKTKVRSAHSNWVEEQFQTQIVNIGLEKLGYEIEEPKEISYPIIYVSVANGELDYSTINYEKSHLEFFKNAGGTKKIERVGVITPDVIQGYQIDKKTAEKYNITNLQQFKDPKIAKLFDTDGNGKANLIGCDPGWFCEVIVDHHLKAYGLEDTVEHTRGQYIVLLADVMTRYKQGESILYYALYPHWISTILKPDQDIIWLEVPFTSLPESQKNLTEKDTSVNGKNLGFTVDRQRIVANKKFLAANPVAKRWFELVQIPAEDINVESLKIKEGESSPEDIRRHAKEWVENHQELFDNWVEESKKAGGDST